The following coding sequences lie in one Populus trichocarpa isolate Nisqually-1 chromosome 14, P.trichocarpa_v4.1, whole genome shotgun sequence genomic window:
- the LOC127904281 gene encoding uncharacterized protein LOC127904281, producing MDISVYNLHLSSISLLFCAIKALQLVNMDGYGYGSGQRGDRRLEIVSGKGFGFGNSNQIFATRPHSPNVASIPPRRSLSSSSKPWGGLTDPEMKRKKRIAKYKVYTVEGKVKASLRRGICWIKNKCSKIIHGY from the exons atgGATATTTCAGTGTATAACTTGCAC CTATCGTctatctctcttctcttctgtgCAATCAAAGCTCTCCAATTAGTGAACATGGACGGGTACGGGTACGGGTCGGGTCAAAGGGGTGACAGAAGGCTGGAGATTGTGAGCGGGaagggttttgggtttggcaATAGCAACCAGATCTTCGCGACTCGGCCACACTCACCCAATGTGGCATCGATTCCGCCTCGGCGGAGTCTGAGCAGTTCGTCAAAGCCCTGGGGGGGGTTGACTGATcctgaaatgaaaagaaagaaacggaTTGCCAAGTACAAGGTTTACACGGTGGAAGGTAAAGTCAAGGCTTCTTTGAGGAGAGGGATCTGCTGGATCAAGAACAAGTGCTCTAAGATCATACATGGATACTAG